A genome region from Erigeron canadensis isolate Cc75 chromosome 3, C_canadensis_v1, whole genome shotgun sequence includes the following:
- the LOC122592278 gene encoding palmitoyl-acyl carrier protein thioesterase, chloroplastic-like yields MVATAATASLFPIPSPQPNSGAKTYGNLGGVPSNVDMRGTKTKSFNYGIMQVKSNGQALVKENGNRVRVMNGIKTDDNVASHAPRTFINQLPDWSMLLAAITTIFLAAEKQWMMLEWKTKRPDMLADLYSFGLGRFVQDGFVFRQNFSIRSYEIGADRTASIETLMNHLQETALNHVKCAGLLGDGFGSTPEMAKRNLFWVVTKMQVIIERYPTWGDVVQVDTWSARSGKHGMRRDWLLRNCKTGEVLTRASSNWVMMNKETRRLSKIPNEVRAEIEHRFLDVPAVVDNYGRKLPKLDEAAADYVRSGLTPRWSDLDVNQHVNNVKYIGWILESAPQEVVEKYELDRLTLEYRRECRKDSVVKSLTCILGSSGGGGGGIVDSGHVDCQHVLQFEDDGRDGAGAGEIVKGRTHWRLK; encoded by the exons ATGGTTGCTACTGCTGCAACTGCATCGCTGTTTCCTATTCCTTCACCACAACCCAACTCTGGTGCTAAGACATATGGTAATCTTGGTGGGGTACCAAGTAATGTTGATATGCGTGGAACCAAGACAAAATCTTTTAATTATGGGATTATGCAAGTTAAGTCTAATGGACAGGCTCTTGTAAAGGAAAATGGAAATAGAGTACGTGTCATGAATGGCATCAAGACGGATGATAATGTTGCGTCACATGCCCCACGTACCTTTATCAATCAGCTGCCTGATTGGAGCATGCTTCTTGCTGCAATTACAACAATCTTCTTGGCTGCGGAGAAGCAATGGATGATGCTTGAATGGAAAACCAAACGGCCAGACATGCTTGCTGACTTGTATTCTTTTGGTTTAGGGAGATTTGTTCAAGATGGTTTTGTTTTCCGTCAAAATTTCTCTATTAGGTCTTATGAAATAGGCGCTGATCGTACTGCGTCTATAGAAACGTTAATGAATCATTTGCAG GAAACTGCCCTTAATCATGTAAAGTGTGCTGGGCTTCTTGGTGACGGGTTCGGTTCAACTCCAGAGATGGCTAAAAGGAATCTATTTTGGGTGGTGACGAAGATGCAAGTGATAATAGAGCGCTATCCAACTTG GGGTGATGTTGTTCAAGTAGATACTTGGTCAGCTCGTTCTGGGAAACATGGGATGCGCCGAGATTGGCTGCTTCGTAATTGCAAAACAGGCGAGGTTTTAACAAGAGCTTCGAG TAATTGGGTTATGATGAACAAGGAGACTAGGAGGTTATCGAAAATTCCCAATGAAGTCCGAGCTGAAATAGAGCATCGCTTTCTAGATGTACCTGCAGTTGTGGATAATTACGGTAGGAAATTACCTAAACTTGACGAGGCAGCTGCTGACTATGTTCGCAGCGGTTTGACT CCAAGGTGGAGCGATTTGGATGTCAACCAACATGTTAACAACGTGAAGTATATTGGCTGGATCCTTGAG AGTGCCCCACAAGAAGTTGTAGAGAAGTATGAGCTTGATAGGTTGACACTTGAGTACCGTCGAGAATGTAGGAAGGATAGCGTGGTGAAATCACTCACCTGCATATTAGGCagcagtggtggtggtggtggaggaatAGTTGATTCTGGCCATGTTGATTGCCAGCATGTGCTGCAATTCGAGGATGATGGGAGAGATGGTGCTGGTGCGGGCGAGATTGTGAAGGGAAGGACCCATTGGCGGCTAAAATGA